The Humulus lupulus chromosome 3, drHumLupu1.1, whole genome shotgun sequence genome window below encodes:
- the LOC133821527 gene encoding protein MOR1-like, whose amino-acid sequence MLSIANIKTAVKNKVPLVRSSTLNWVTFCIETSNKAVILKVHKDYVPILMECLNDGTPDVRDAAFSALAAIAKLVGMRPLERSLEKLDDVKRKKLSETKQKQNIFLTQ is encoded by the exons ATGTTGTCTATTGCAAATATTAAGACAGCTGTAAAAAATAAAGTTCCTCTTGTACGGTCATCAACTCTTAACTGGGTAACATTCTGTATTGAAACAAGTAACAAGGCTGTTATTTTAAAGGTGCACAAGGACTATGTGCCTATCCTTATGGAG TGCCTCAATGATGGGACTCCAGATGTGAGGGATGCAGCCTTTTCAGCTTTGGCAGCGATAGCTAAg TTGGTTGGTATGAGACCCTTGGAGCGGTCACTTGAGAAACTTGATGATGTTAAAAGAAAGAAGCTTTCTGAAACAAAACAGAAACAGAACATCTTCCTAACCCAATAA
- the LOC133825392 gene encoding uncharacterized protein LOC133825392: MNELDELRHDSYENARIYKEKTKKWHDNNIVNRTFQVGDKVLLFNSRLKLFLGKLKSRWSGPFTVTKVFPYEALEIQQGDSSLFKVNGQRVKHYFGGELEKKVNITLVDC; this comes from the coding sequence ATGAATGAGTTAGATGAATTGCGTCATGATTCCTATGAGAATGCAAGGATCTACAAAGAGAAGACAAAGAAATGGCATGACAATAATATTGTCAATCGGACTTTTCAAGTGGGTGATAAGGTGCTGTTATTTAATTCTCGTCTCAAGTTATTTCTGGGAAAATTAAAGTCTCGATGGTCAGGGCCATTCACTGTTACAAAGGTTTTTCCATACGAGGCTTTGGAGATTCAACAAGGTGATTCTTCGCTGTTTAAGGTTAATGGGCAGCGGGTGAAGCATTATTTTGGAGGAGAGCTTGAGAAGAAGGTTAATATCACACTGGTGGATTGTTAA